In one Arachis duranensis cultivar V14167 chromosome 9, aradu.V14167.gnm2.J7QH, whole genome shotgun sequence genomic region, the following are encoded:
- the LOC107464601 gene encoding acid phosphatase 1, translating to MEQGYRFLVLFLLAMMFSKAMCIRHHKSTNNNNGSSSSSSSSSINGSFCLSWRLGVETNNVLPWRTVPTECLQYVENYMIHGQYEQDLDLIMEQAMSFVSTITLAGDSKDAWILDVDDTCISNLFYYKSKKYGCDPYDPSGFRAWAMKGWCTAIPSVLGMFNKLIDKGFKVIMLTGRDQETLGQITRDNLHNQGFIGYQRLVMRTAANKGQSAVKYKSEVRKQLEDEGYRIWGNVGDQWSDLQGNSPGNRTFKLPNPMYFVP from the exons ATGGAGCAAGGATATAGGTTTTTGGTGCTTTTCTTGTTGGCAATGATGTTCTCAAAGGCAATGTGCATAAGACACCACAAAAGcaccaataacaataatggttcttcttcttcttcttcaagctcTTCTATTAATGGAAGCTTTTGCTTGAGTTGGAGATTAGGAGTGGAGACGAACAATGTGCTGCCGTGGCGAACGGTCCCAACAGAGTGCTTGCAATATGTGGAGAATTACATGATCCATGGCCAATATGAGCAAGACTTGGATTTGATCATGGAACAAGCTATGAGCTTTGTGAGCACCATAACACTTGCTGGTGATTCCAAAGATGCTTGGATTTTGGATGTTGATGACACATGCATCTCCAActtattttattacaaaagcAAGAAATATGG gtGTGACCCATATGATCCATCAGGGTTCAGGGCATGGGCAATGAAAGGGTGGTGCACTGCAATTCCATCAGTGTTAGGGATGTTCAACAAGTTAATAGATAAAGGATTCAAAGTGATTATGCTCACCGGAAGAGACCAAGAGACTCTTGGTCAAATCACTAGGGACAACTTGCATAATCAAGGCTTTATTGGCTATCAAAGACTTGTCATGAG GACCGCCGCAAATAAAGGGCAAAGTGCAGTAAAGTATAAATCAGAGGTACGGAAGCAATTAGAAGATGAAGGTTACCGGATATGGGGGAATGTGGGTGATCAATGGAGTGATCTTCAAGGAAATTCTCCTGGAAACCGCACATTTAAGCTCCCTAATCCCATGTATTTTGTTCCTTAA